In Marinicella rhabdoformis, a genomic segment contains:
- a CDS encoding AmpG family muropeptide MFS transporter: MKSTLQHLFKAKFAHMTFLGFSAGIPYYLIFSSLSLWLDQVGIERAAITLFSWAFLGYSFKFLWSPLVDRLPLPWLSAYLGQRRSWLLVAQSLVIVALILMALTDPAAGSGALTRMALAAVLLGFSAATQDILIDAWRIEASDEKDIAMLSSLYIVGYRIGMITSGAGALYLADFFGTSSEQYLYEAWRNSYLIMALTMLVGVVTTWVIKEPKHRKDWQFEVKDYLGVLWVFVFAVTAFILSYAGFSEVKADIKTGFDNWFHNTALSSVLAAFIQLLFSFVMAYLVGGFVARTPWVNRDMARFVYVAPVVDLFKQHRKHMWLLIGIICTYRISDLVMGVSANLFYQGLGYDLSEIATASKNIGLIMTLLGGVLGGYLAMQWGIVRVMIIGASLSALTNLLFMMMAGMEKDFELLIYMIAADNLSAGLAMAAFVAFLSLLVNKQFTAVQYAMFSSVMTLFPKILGGYSGAMVDAVGFAQFFFMTFLMGLPVVVMLIYAEGINLIKKPKKAVDNVETPEQS; this comes from the coding sequence ATGAAATCAACCTTACAACACTTATTTAAAGCCAAATTTGCACACATGACATTTTTGGGCTTTTCTGCGGGTATTCCTTATTACTTGATTTTTTCCTCATTGTCACTGTGGTTAGATCAGGTGGGTATAGAGCGGGCTGCCATCACCTTATTCAGTTGGGCATTCCTCGGCTATTCTTTCAAGTTCTTGTGGTCGCCTTTGGTCGATAGGCTGCCTTTACCTTGGTTGTCAGCATATTTAGGACAGCGCCGGTCATGGTTGTTGGTGGCTCAGTCATTGGTCATCGTTGCTTTGATATTGATGGCATTGACTGATCCGGCAGCAGGGAGTGGCGCCTTAACTCGCATGGCCTTGGCTGCTGTTTTGTTGGGTTTTTCAGCCGCGACACAAGATATATTGATCGATGCTTGGCGGATTGAGGCCAGTGATGAAAAGGACATTGCCATGCTGTCTTCATTGTATATTGTGGGTTATCGAATCGGTATGATCACTTCGGGTGCTGGGGCATTGTATTTGGCCGATTTTTTTGGCACCAGCTCAGAACAATACCTGTATGAAGCGTGGCGTAACAGTTATTTGATCATGGCATTGACCATGTTGGTTGGTGTTGTGACTACTTGGGTTATTAAAGAGCCAAAACACCGCAAAGATTGGCAATTTGAAGTGAAGGATTATTTAGGCGTACTTTGGGTTTTTGTTTTTGCAGTCACAGCATTTATATTGAGTTACGCTGGTTTTTCTGAGGTCAAGGCTGACATAAAAACGGGGTTTGATAACTGGTTTCATAACACCGCATTATCCAGTGTTCTTGCTGCGTTTATTCAGTTGCTTTTTTCCTTCGTAATGGCCTATTTGGTTGGTGGGTTTGTCGCCAGAACACCTTGGGTCAATCGTGACATGGCGCGATTCGTTTATGTCGCACCTGTTGTCGATTTATTTAAACAGCACCGCAAACACATGTGGCTGTTAATCGGGATTATTTGTACTTACAGAATTTCAGACTTGGTGATGGGTGTTTCTGCAAATTTATTTTACCAAGGTTTGGGTTATGACCTGTCTGAGATTGCAACCGCTTCTAAAAATATAGGCTTGATTATGACCTTATTAGGTGGTGTTTTGGGTGGCTATTTGGCGATGCAATGGGGTATTGTTCGGGTGATGATTATTGGTGCCAGCTTATCCGCATTAACTAATTTATTGTTTATGATGATGGCCGGTATGGAAAAAGATTTTGAGCTGTTGATTTATATGATTGCTGCCGATAATTTGTCAGCGGGCTTGGCGATGGCGGCTTTTGTGGCTTTCCTTTCTTTGTTGGTGAATAAACAGTTTACAGCGGTGCAGTATGCCATGTTCAGTTCAGTTATGACGTTGTTCCCCAAAATTCTGGGTGGTTATTCTGGGGCGATGGTTGATGCGGTTGGATTTGCTCAATTCTTTTTTATGACTTTTTTGATGGGGTTGCCAGTGGTGGTGATGTTGATATATGCTGAGGGCATCAACCTCATTAAAAAGCCTAAAAAGGCTGTAGATAATGTGGAAACTCCTGAACAATCTTAA
- a CDS encoding glutaminase, with amino-acid sequence MNYQQAINKVYQTVLQGSRLGEAADYIPELARVDADQMGVYLHHNDLSSASAGAWDQNFSIQSVVKVLTLSMAYQKLGSDIWHRVGVEPSGTPFNSLGHLEHEQGVPRNPFSNAGALVVCDVLLDLFDDPRAAMLQMIRESTGNPVIDVNKSIADSEKSEGFRNVALANLIKSLGNIKHDVNELLDLYFDCCSITLNCKDLALLFSFLANQGTCVQTGKALLTPSQTKRINAIMLTCGFYDEAGQFAYKIGLPGKSGVSGAIVAVMPNVFSLAIWSPGLNIKGNSQRGIEFLEGFTNETGQSIF; translated from the coding sequence ATGAATTACCAACAAGCCATAAATAAAGTATATCAAACGGTATTACAGGGCAGTCGTTTAGGCGAAGCTGCTGATTACATTCCAGAATTGGCACGCGTTGATGCAGATCAAATGGGCGTTTATTTACATCACAATGACCTGAGTTCAGCTTCAGCGGGGGCATGGGATCAAAACTTTTCAATTCAAAGTGTGGTTAAGGTTTTGACGCTGTCTATGGCGTATCAAAAGTTAGGCTCAGATATTTGGCACCGTGTGGGTGTAGAACCTTCCGGTACGCCTTTCAATTCGCTGGGTCATTTAGAACATGAACAAGGGGTACCGAGAAATCCGTTTTCAAATGCCGGTGCTTTGGTGGTATGCGATGTGTTGTTGGATCTGTTTGATGATCCACGGGCTGCGATGTTACAAATGATCAGAGAAAGCACAGGTAATCCAGTCATAGATGTTAATAAGTCGATTGCTGATTCAGAAAAATCTGAAGGTTTTAGGAATGTGGCTTTGGCCAACTTGATCAAGTCATTAGGTAACATCAAGCATGATGTGAATGAATTGTTGGACTTGTATTTTGACTGTTGTTCTATCACTTTAAATTGTAAAGATTTGGCGCTGTTGTTCTCGTTTTTGGCCAATCAAGGTACCTGTGTTCAAACTGGGAAAGCTTTGTTAACGCCAAGTCAGACTAAAAGAATCAATGCCATCATGTTGACCTGTGGGTTTTATGATGAAGCCGGTCAGTTTGCCTATAAAATTGGTTTGCCTGGAAAGAGTGGCGTCAGTGGTGCGATTGTGGCTGTGATGCCCAATGTATTCAGTTTGGCGATATGGAGCCCTGGTTTGAATATCAAAGGCAATTCTCAGCGTGGTATTGAGTTTTTAGAAGGCTTTACCAACGAAACAGGTCAATCGATTTTTTGA
- the trmB gene encoding tRNA (guanosine(46)-N7)-methyltransferase TrmB → MQFDSKERQIRSFVLRKGKMTTGQRKAVEELLPQYAIDPVPKQLNFHTIFGNDNPVWLDIGFGNGESIIHAAQIYPDVNFLGIEVHLPGVGHLLIESEKLGLNNVKIIRNDAVDMMTKHMSNDSLDAVHVYFPDPWHKKRHHKRRIINPEFLALTTDKLKTGGRLHYASDWEPYAIEVKELLSVTNTFKNTQADGGFSDRPEWRPVTKFERRGQKLNHGSYDLIVHKI, encoded by the coding sequence ATGCAATTCGACTCAAAAGAGCGCCAAATTCGCAGCTTTGTTCTCAGAAAAGGAAAAATGACCACCGGTCAGCGCAAGGCAGTTGAAGAACTCTTGCCTCAATACGCCATAGACCCAGTTCCCAAACAATTGAATTTTCACACCATTTTTGGCAATGACAATCCGGTTTGGTTAGACATTGGCTTTGGCAATGGTGAATCTATCATTCATGCAGCACAAATCTACCCAGATGTGAATTTCCTTGGCATTGAAGTGCATTTACCCGGTGTTGGTCATTTACTGATTGAATCTGAAAAGTTAGGGTTAAATAATGTCAAAATCATCCGCAATGATGCGGTTGATATGATGACAAAACACATGAGCAATGACTCTTTAGATGCTGTTCACGTTTATTTTCCAGACCCTTGGCACAAAAAGCGTCACCACAAACGCCGCATCATCAATCCTGAGTTTTTGGCCTTGACCACTGACAAGCTGAAAACTGGCGGGCGACTGCATTATGCATCTGACTGGGAACCTTATGCCATTGAAGTCAAAGAACTGCTTTCTGTCACCAACACCTTCAAAAACACCCAAGCAGATGGCGGATTTTCAGACCGGCCTGAATGGCGACCCGTAACAAAGTTTGAACGTCGCGGTCAAAAACTCAACCACGGCTCTTATGACTTGATCGTTCATAAAATTTAA
- a CDS encoding alpha/beta hydrolase, translated as MQKLNSALLLCALLFSTQSQAWQDTETSITVKGHVIHGSLAKPKDSDTVILIIAGSGPTDRDGNQAQMKSNAYLMLAQDLYQAGYATLRYDKRGIGASTESKVDMSQLRFKDYVDDAKVWVDELSTQFKHVILAGHSIGGLMALQVAQDKPVQAVISLAGMANSGYDTLKRQLGGNQPEFVTAAALPLLEKLAQNESIPAEDVPPFLYSIFHPNLQGYLKSFLNIDPKKELSKVKQPVLLVIGETDIQITVEETKNMAQGKPTAELVIIPEMNHVLKVAPIERMANLATYQNPELSLHKDLMPKIETFLANL; from the coding sequence ATGCAAAAATTAAATTCTGCACTTTTATTGTGCGCCCTGTTATTCTCCACCCAATCTCAAGCATGGCAAGATACTGAAACCAGCATAACAGTTAAAGGCCACGTCATCCATGGCAGCCTGGCTAAACCCAAAGACAGCGACACAGTGATTTTGATCATTGCCGGTTCTGGACCAACAGACCGAGATGGAAACCAGGCACAGATGAAAAGCAACGCCTATTTGATGTTGGCTCAAGATCTGTACCAAGCAGGCTATGCAACCTTGCGTTATGACAAACGGGGCATTGGTGCCAGCACCGAATCCAAAGTGGACATGAGTCAACTTCGCTTCAAAGATTATGTGGATGATGCCAAAGTTTGGGTTGATGAATTATCCACACAATTCAAACATGTGATTTTGGCAGGGCACAGCATCGGTGGTTTGATGGCATTACAAGTGGCCCAAGACAAACCTGTGCAAGCTGTCATCAGTTTGGCAGGTATGGCCAATTCTGGCTATGACACACTGAAAAGGCAACTGGGTGGTAATCAACCTGAATTTGTCACAGCAGCTGCCTTGCCTTTATTAGAAAAATTAGCCCAAAACGAGAGCATTCCTGCTGAAGATGTGCCGCCTTTTTTATACAGTATATTTCACCCAAACCTTCAAGGTTATTTGAAGTCTTTTTTGAACATCGACCCGAAAAAAGAGCTATCAAAAGTCAAACAGCCAGTGTTACTTGTCATCGGTGAAACTGACATTCAAATTACTGTAGAAGAAACAAAAAACATGGCACAAGGCAAACCTACGGCTGAATTGGTCATCATCCCAGAAATGAACCATGTGCTCAAAGTCGCACCTATAGAACGCATGGCCAACTTGGCCACCTACCAAAATCCAGAACTGTCTTTACACAAAGATTTAATGCCAAAAATTGAAACATTTCTGGCTAATTTATAA
- a CDS encoding SLC13 family permease, with protein METLGITNDMLMVLAILAYTVMMFVTEVIRIDVAAIFILVLLGLTGLVPDSQLFNGFASNAVVSIIAVMILGAGLDRTGVMNAVAKGIMRIGGKTEKTVIPVVSLTVGGISGFMQNVGATALFLPVMSKISSSANLPMSRLLMPMGFCAILGGTVTMVGSSPLILLNDLLETSNKSLPPGVDSMAKFDLFSTTPIGLALLVCGVFYFLVLGRFLLPAAKPAGHAHNFRSDDYFRDNYGIDKNITEMIVNKDSPLVGMMIEELEFDHLIPNIVALFTEGDSMISPPRNKFIWNGATIAVMCSKEDAEAFAKQFNCSIQPKLKQFKLDFNPTISGTSEAVIVPGSHYLGMTLASFHFRKEYAITILAISRGSKIFKGQEMYELELQLGDTFIIHGRWTDQVGLGRSRNVAVVSDVPNEPQRPDKIPFALFFFALSLTLVIFTDLKLSLSLLTGAIGMIIFGVINIDEAYRAVSWKTVFLLACLIPLGFAMENTGTAGWIAQNTISALGEVPQWAYQLTIACLATVFSLVMSNVGATVLLVPLAINIAIETGGNPALYALLVALSTSNAFILPTHQVSALIMGPGGYGVKDFLKVGSLMTVLFLAVVMFMLNWLF; from the coding sequence ATGGAAACACTCGGCATCACCAATGACATGTTAATGGTATTGGCCATATTGGCTTATACCGTGATGATGTTTGTTACTGAAGTGATACGCATTGATGTCGCCGCTATTTTTATTTTGGTTTTACTCGGCTTAACTGGCTTGGTACCTGACAGTCAACTGTTCAACGGCTTTGCCTCAAATGCGGTGGTATCGATCATTGCGGTCATGATACTCGGGGCAGGACTTGACCGCACTGGTGTGATGAATGCCGTGGCCAAAGGCATCATGAGAATCGGCGGTAAAACTGAGAAAACGGTAATTCCTGTCGTCTCATTAACCGTAGGTGGTATATCAGGTTTTATGCAAAATGTAGGCGCCACAGCCCTGTTTCTGCCAGTCATGAGCAAAATATCATCCAGCGCCAATTTACCGATGTCACGGCTATTGATGCCCATGGGCTTTTGTGCCATCTTGGGTGGCACAGTAACAATGGTGGGGTCCTCCCCTTTGATTTTACTCAATGACCTACTTGAAACCTCTAACAAGTCATTGCCTCCCGGCGTTGACTCCATGGCAAAGTTTGACTTGTTCTCAACCACACCTATTGGCTTGGCTTTGTTGGTTTGTGGCGTCTTCTATTTTTTGGTTTTAGGTCGCTTTTTATTACCCGCGGCCAAACCAGCAGGACATGCACACAACTTTCGTTCTGATGATTACTTTCGAGACAATTACGGCATCGACAAAAACATCACCGAAATGATCGTCAACAAAGACAGTCCTTTGGTAGGTATGATGATTGAGGAACTTGAGTTTGACCATTTAATTCCTAACATCGTTGCCTTATTTACTGAAGGCGATTCAATGATTTCACCTCCCAGAAATAAATTTATTTGGAATGGCGCCACCATTGCAGTGATGTGTTCTAAAGAAGACGCAGAAGCCTTTGCCAAACAATTCAACTGTAGCATTCAACCAAAGCTCAAACAATTTAAGCTGGATTTCAACCCCACTATTTCTGGCACATCAGAAGCCGTGATTGTTCCTGGCTCTCATTACCTGGGCATGACCTTGGCAAGTTTTCATTTTCGTAAAGAATATGCCATCACCATTTTGGCCATTTCACGTGGCAGCAAAATATTTAAGGGTCAAGAAATGTATGAATTGGAGCTGCAATTAGGCGACACATTCATCATCCACGGTCGCTGGACTGATCAAGTTGGACTGGGTCGTTCAAGGAATGTAGCGGTGGTCAGCGATGTACCGAACGAGCCTCAGCGTCCTGACAAAATTCCATTTGCTCTTTTTTTCTTTGCATTGAGCTTGACCTTGGTTATCTTTACTGACTTGAAACTATCGCTGTCCCTGCTTACCGGTGCCATTGGTATGATTATTTTTGGTGTCATCAATATCGATGAAGCCTACCGTGCGGTGAGCTGGAAAACTGTATTCTTATTGGCCTGTTTGATCCCCTTGGGCTTTGCGATGGAAAATACAGGCACGGCTGGTTGGATTGCGCAAAACACCATTTCAGCCTTGGGTGAAGTACCACAATGGGCTTATCAATTAACCATAGCCTGCTTGGCGACCGTCTTTTCATTGGTGATGTCCAATGTCGGAGCAACTGTCTTATTGGTACCCTTGGCGATCAATATAGCAATAGAAACAGGTGGTAATCCGGCGCTCTATGCCCTGTTGGTTGCACTGTCAACTTCAAATGCCTTCATTTTACCTACACATCAAGTGTCTGCCTTAATCATGGGACCTGGTGGCTATGGCGTTAAAGATTTTCTGAAAGTTGGCAGCCTGATGACTGTGCTGTTTTTAGCCGTTGTGATGTTCATGCTCAACTGGTTATTTTAA
- the zapE gene encoding cell division protein ZapE: protein MKSLGPLATYQAEIDKGVIWEDALQARVVDAFERLHQSLIKPVKQTFFKQWFSSQPETPKGIYIYGSVGRGKTHLMDLFYDCLPEQVGKQRQHYHEFMLWLHQQLRQYDNHANPLDKICQQMAAQVQVLCLDEFLVNDIADAMLLAGLLAAFSEYGIALVTTSNVKPDDLYRGGLQRAKFLPAIAWINEHMNVLHLDGAQDYRIQEDGAHEHWYFPVCESSLYHLQDHFIHHVATQQISNKPWHINDRELPVIKSADKKLWCHFDVLCKAARSAHDYIEIAKRIDTLYLEGIPQLTIYDNDQSRRFITLIDVMYENNIKIIAQAESHYQMIYQGDKLTFEFKRCASRLSELLI from the coding sequence ATGAAATCATTGGGTCCGTTAGCTACATACCAAGCTGAAATTGACAAAGGTGTCATTTGGGAAGATGCTTTACAAGCACGTGTGGTTGATGCCTTTGAAAGGTTGCACCAATCATTGATAAAGCCGGTCAAGCAAACTTTCTTTAAACAATGGTTTTCATCACAGCCTGAAACGCCCAAAGGCATATATATTTATGGCTCGGTTGGTCGAGGTAAAACACACCTGATGGATTTGTTTTATGACTGCTTACCTGAACAAGTGGGCAAACAGCGCCAACATTACCATGAGTTCATGTTGTGGTTGCACCAGCAATTGCGTCAATACGATAACCACGCAAACCCATTGGATAAAATATGCCAACAAATGGCGGCACAAGTACAGGTCTTGTGTTTGGATGAGTTTTTAGTTAATGACATCGCTGATGCCATGCTGTTGGCTGGTTTGTTGGCTGCATTCAGTGAGTACGGTATTGCCCTGGTAACCACTTCAAATGTTAAACCTGATGATTTGTATCGAGGTGGCTTACAACGTGCCAAGTTTTTGCCCGCAATCGCTTGGATAAATGAACATATGAATGTGCTGCATTTAGACGGTGCTCAAGATTACCGCATCCAAGAAGACGGGGCACATGAGCATTGGTATTTTCCAGTTTGTGAAAGCAGTTTGTACCATTTGCAAGACCACTTTATTCATCATGTTGCTACCCAACAAATTTCCAATAAACCTTGGCACATCAATGACCGTGAATTGCCTGTTATTAAATCTGCGGATAAAAAATTGTGGTGTCACTTTGATGTGTTGTGTAAAGCCGCACGAAGTGCCCATGACTACATAGAAATAGCCAAACGCATTGATACCCTTTATCTTGAAGGCATTCCACAGTTAACCATTTACGATAATGACCAATCACGACGTTTTATCACACTGATTGATGTGATGTATGAAAATAACATCAAAATCATTGCCCAAGCCGAGTCACATTATCAGATGATTTACCAAGGTGATAAATTGACTTTTGAGTTCAAGCGTTGCGCCTCTCGGTTGTCTGAATTATTGATCTAA
- a CDS encoding PH domain-containing protein, giving the protein MKTFSFRPLADAYLPMILIINWIWTAITLIPAFILTYFAADFDWYHAVIISLSIWVLVGILFHAYSRAYIKRYQYGLTEEGLMINRGVFWRQMICLPRNRVQHIDITTGPFERRRGLSKLIVHTAGTRDASVTLHGLTAEDAADLRHELIVTNQGDSV; this is encoded by the coding sequence ATGAAAACTTTCTCTTTCAGACCTTTGGCTGATGCCTATTTGCCGATGATTTTAATCATCAATTGGATTTGGACAGCGATCACTTTAATACCCGCCTTTATTTTGACTTATTTTGCTGCAGATTTTGATTGGTATCATGCTGTCATCATTTCACTGTCAATTTGGGTACTGGTTGGCATACTGTTTCATGCTTATAGCCGTGCTTACATCAAACGTTATCAATATGGGCTAACTGAAGAAGGCTTGATGATTAATCGCGGTGTTTTTTGGCGTCAAATGATTTGCTTGCCGCGCAACCGCGTTCAACACATTGACATCACCACAGGCCCTTTTGAACGAAGGCGTGGGCTATCGAAGTTGATAGTTCACACAGCAGGCACCCGTGATGCCTCAGTAACACTACATGGGTTAACTGCTGAGGATGCGGCTGACTTACGTCATGAATTGATTGTTACCAATCAAGGCGACAGTGTATGA
- a CDS encoding alpha/beta hydrolase → MSAFPQESTKMMIQGPAGQIEIIASPPDAEAVDKGIVGLICHPHPLYGGTMHNKVVHMIEKAYRDMGVHTVRFNFRGVGASDGVFDDGVGESDDLMAVYDWAKEQLPDSDVWLAGFSFGSYVALRMVHDIRPEQMLTVAPPVERYDFSELEPPECPWLVIMGDEDDVVSPRAVYDYVEQQSPKPQLVTMKAGHFFHRRLLDLKGAIKNGILRQLYPDN, encoded by the coding sequence ATGTCAGCATTCCCACAAGAATCGACCAAAATGATGATCCAAGGTCCAGCTGGTCAGATTGAAATCATCGCTTCACCACCTGATGCGGAAGCAGTCGATAAAGGCATCGTTGGATTGATTTGTCACCCACACCCTTTATACGGTGGCACCATGCACAATAAAGTGGTCCATATGATTGAAAAAGCCTACCGCGACATGGGTGTGCATACAGTTCGATTCAATTTTCGAGGTGTCGGTGCGTCAGATGGTGTCTTTGATGATGGTGTCGGAGAGTCTGATGACTTGATGGCGGTTTATGACTGGGCTAAGGAGCAGTTGCCTGATTCAGATGTTTGGTTGGCTGGTTTTTCTTTTGGTTCTTATGTGGCTTTGCGCATGGTGCATGACATCAGGCCTGAGCAAATGTTAACCGTGGCACCGCCTGTAGAGCGTTACGATTTCTCAGAATTAGAGCCCCCAGAATGCCCATGGTTGGTCATCATGGGAGATGAGGATGATGTGGTCAGTCCGCGTGCGGTTTATGATTACGTTGAGCAACAAAGCCCAAAGCCTCAATTAGTCACCATGAAAGCAGGTCACTTCTTTCACCGCCGATTATTAGACCTCAAAGGGGCAATTAAAAATGGTATTTTGCGCCAGTTGTACCCTGATAACTAA
- a CDS encoding SPFH domain-containing protein, giving the protein MSQKIPYTVIIPVAIVFLVLAVGSRFWVSVPAGHVAVGTLFGAVQSDAYGEGLNIPVNPLLKFHKFDIREKTHKEQAQVPSQDQLQTRIDVSVQYRLNGAMASNILKETGSIDNMLEVQLKPKLRSLLREQGKSIKRAEDFFLEETQEKLQADLTGGLAEYLEPKGILVSAVLIRDISLPPFITKAIEAKKEREQEVEKQKAELERYKTEQQQLIAMAEAQRKAAEEEAQQRRLLADAQAYEIEKINTAIGSNPNYVKLQSLEALKAISKDPASKIYFIDSNSPQPLPLMHLSDKQ; this is encoded by the coding sequence ATGAGTCAAAAAATACCATATACTGTCATTATTCCCGTAGCCATTGTATTCTTGGTTCTGGCTGTCGGTTCACGTTTCTGGGTTTCAGTACCCGCAGGTCATGTTGCTGTCGGCACTTTGTTCGGTGCGGTACAAAGTGATGCTTATGGTGAAGGTTTAAATATACCTGTCAATCCATTATTAAAATTCCATAAATTTGATATCCGGGAAAAGACCCACAAAGAGCAAGCACAAGTCCCGTCTCAAGATCAACTACAAACAAGGATAGATGTCTCTGTTCAATACCGTTTGAATGGCGCCATGGCATCTAACATTTTGAAGGAAACTGGTTCAATAGACAACATGCTAGAAGTACAACTTAAACCCAAACTGCGTTCTCTGTTGCGTGAGCAGGGTAAATCTATCAAACGAGCTGAAGACTTTTTCTTAGAAGAAACCCAAGAAAAACTACAAGCAGACTTAACCGGTGGCTTAGCAGAATACCTGGAGCCAAAAGGCATTTTAGTGTCTGCCGTTTTAATTCGAGATATTTCATTGCCACCCTTTATTACCAAAGCGATTGAAGCCAAAAAAGAACGTGAGCAGGAAGTGGAAAAACAAAAAGCCGAATTAGAGCGTTATAAAACGGAGCAACAACAGTTGATTGCCATGGCAGAAGCCCAGCGCAAAGCAGCCGAAGAGGAAGCACAACAACGTCGACTTTTGGCCGATGCCCAGGCTTACGAGATTGAAAAAATCAACACCGCCATTGGCAGTAACCCAAATTACGTCAAACTGCAGTCTCTTGAAGCTTTGAAAGCCATCTCAAAAGACCCTGCATCTAAAATTTATTTCATCGACAGCAATTCACCTCAACCGCTGCCCTTGATGCACTTATCTGACAAACAATAA
- a CDS encoding PH domain-containing protein: MSDHFEPKTEAISLHPSSPLFIFFEAVKKLIVPLVASYYLGGTHYSGEWVFYGIAALASIGTIAQYWFYHYWLEEDRIVVKSGILFKSLRQVPYDRIQNVNIEKNPLHNIFKVATLQIESASGSKPEAIIRVINRQQVEDIQHAIKHAGNNLQKEHTHQQDDDVPPAKEATLETEPLLQMSSGDVTRYGSIHWQALIPLAAVFGFAMQSEQLQHQFANFLLGLVMQIKTMTMIESKVINYAVFGVITLFAVWLVSIIMAHLKLHGFTLREENKKLHAEMGLLTRLTANIPIKRIQLIRIKNSILHQLIKRQSISMETAGGVTAQTGMVMRWIAPMIKPNEVNPLIQTIEPHINMADLEWQSLSARAWIRLLKKISAFLTVLIALLSVVWTTQAAFALLSFPLWLWYAKAWTKKARFAHNDHLIAFRSGILFHTISVVKINKIQTIHLSESPFDRRNNHGKLWIDTAGSNIALHSIHIPYLEKPVLIALHKKLNQQVSDSRFVW, from the coding sequence ATGAGCGACCATTTTGAACCAAAAACTGAGGCCATCAGCTTACACCCCTCCTCACCGCTTTTTATTTTTTTTGAAGCAGTTAAAAAACTGATTGTACCCTTGGTTGCCAGTTACTATTTAGGCGGCACCCATTACAGCGGAGAATGGGTGTTTTATGGGATTGCAGCATTGGCCTCAATTGGAACCATTGCCCAATATTGGTTTTACCACTATTGGTTAGAAGAGGACCGCATAGTCGTTAAAAGTGGTATTTTATTCAAGTCTCTCAGGCAAGTTCCCTACGATCGCATACAAAACGTCAACATTGAAAAAAATCCACTTCACAACATCTTTAAAGTAGCGACCTTACAAATCGAATCTGCTTCGGGCAGCAAACCGGAGGCCATCATTCGTGTCATCAACCGCCAACAAGTGGAAGATATCCAGCACGCCATCAAGCACGCTGGAAACAACTTACAAAAAGAACATACACATCAACAAGATGATGACGTTCCACCAGCTAAAGAAGCCACTCTTGAGACTGAACCACTCCTGCAAATGTCATCAGGTGACGTGACACGTTATGGCAGCATCCACTGGCAAGCTTTGATCCCATTGGCTGCTGTTTTTGGCTTTGCCATGCAAAGTGAACAATTACAACACCAATTCGCTAATTTTTTACTGGGACTGGTCATGCAGATCAAAACCATGACCATGATTGAAAGTAAGGTTATCAATTATGCTGTTTTTGGCGTTATTACACTGTTTGCAGTCTGGTTGGTATCCATCATCATGGCCCACCTCAAACTCCATGGGTTCACTTTACGAGAAGAAAACAAAAAACTACATGCAGAAATGGGCTTACTGACTCGCCTTACTGCGAACATTCCGATTAAACGCATTCAACTGATAAGAATCAAAAATTCTATATTGCATCAGTTGATTAAACGCCAAAGTATCAGCATGGAGACAGCAGGGGGCGTAACCGCACAAACGGGCATGGTCATGCGCTGGATTGCACCCATGATTAAACCCAATGAAGTTAATCCATTGATTCAAACCATAGAGCCACACATCAACATGGCAGACCTCGAGTGGCAAAGCCTTTCTGCACGAGCATGGATTCGCTTACTGAAAAAAATCAGTGCTTTTTTAACCGTTCTGATAGCCTTACTTTCTGTGGTTTGGACGACTCAAGCGGCCTTTGCATTATTGAGTTTTCCGCTTTGGCTTTGGTATGCCAAGGCATGGACGAAAAAAGCACGTTTCGCGCACAATGATCATTTGATAGCCTTTCGCAGTGGCATTTTATTTCATACCATCAGTGTAGTAAAGATCAATAAAATTCAAACCATACACCTGTCTGAATCTCCTTTTGATCGCCGCAACAACCACGGCAAGTTGTGGATAGATACAGCCGGTTCTAACATCGCTTTACACAGCATCCATATCCCCTATTTAGAAAAACCAGTTTTGATTGCCTTGCACAAAAAACTCAACCAACAAGTCAGTGATTCACGATTTGTTTGGTAA